One window of Thermococcus sp. JdF3 genomic DNA carries:
- the cas2 gene encoding CRISPR-associated endonuclease Cas2: protein MYVVIVYDVAVERVNRVKKFLRQHLHWVQNSVFEGEVTRAEFERIKATLQELIDGDEDSIVIYKLRSMPAREVMGVEKNPMSDVI from the coding sequence ATGTACGTGGTCATAGTCTACGACGTCGCGGTTGAAAGGGTTAACCGGGTCAAGAAGTTCCTGCGCCAGCACCTCCACTGGGTTCAGAACAGCGTCTTCGAGGGAGAAGTCACCAGAGCGGAGTTTGAGAGGATAAAGGCCACCCTTCAGGAGCTGATTGACGGGGACGAGGATTCAATCGTCATCTATAAGCTCCGCTCCATGCCGGCCAGAGAGGTGATGGGAGTGGAAAAGAACCCGATGAGTGATGTCATTTAG
- a CDS encoding PD-(D/E)XK nuclease family protein produces the protein MEYPEEIEEFNERIRNAITGKTPERKIWVTSLSFCLRKAALSVYLGTFKYERTGEMLVGSVLHEWLGNAVSGDDIEFEAPVEYPLDEGWKLVGRIDAVKGDYPLEFKFRGFTAGDEESPKGPEEMEEPPRLAVEQLNAYLNMMGKERGYIYVFDKNGMNFKPFQVERDEEQFQKMLRRARVVINGVKQLEEGRFPKWIKPRWKRECEECLFKPICDAVESK, from the coding sequence ATGGAGTATCCCGAGGAGATTGAAGAGTTCAACGAGAGGATCCGGAATGCAATAACAGGAAAGACGCCGGAGCGGAAGATATGGGTGACCTCTCTGAGCTTCTGCCTCCGAAAGGCGGCCCTATCGGTGTATCTCGGGACGTTCAAGTACGAGAGGACGGGGGAGATGCTCGTCGGCAGCGTCCTCCACGAATGGCTGGGAAACGCCGTGAGCGGGGATGACATAGAGTTTGAGGCCCCGGTCGAGTATCCCCTGGACGAGGGCTGGAAGCTCGTGGGGAGGATCGATGCCGTCAAGGGCGACTACCCTTTGGAGTTCAAGTTCCGCGGATTTACCGCCGGAGACGAGGAGAGCCCGAAGGGGCCCGAGGAGATGGAAGAGCCGCCCAGGCTGGCGGTTGAACAGCTCAACGCGTACCTCAACATGATGGGGAAGGAGAGGGGCTACATCTACGTTTTTGACAAAAACGGGATGAACTTCAAGCCGTTTCAGGTGGAGCGGGATGAGGAGCAGTTCCAGAAGATGCTGAGAAGGGCAAGGGTTGTCATCAATGGAGTAAAACAGCTCGAAGAGGGCAGGTTTCCGAAGTGGATAAAGCCGCGCTGGAAACGGGAATGTGAGGAGTGCCTCTTTAAACCGATATGCGATGCCGTGGAGTCTAAATGA